A stretch of the Mycobacterium shigaense genome encodes the following:
- a CDS encoding MMPL/RND family transporter, translating into MRNAHGTRSRVTLTIHRFAVPIILAWLALTAILTVCVPSLERIEKSNAVSLSLSDASSFEATTRIHKDFNESDSNSLAMIVLEGQQPLGETAHRYYDGLIRQLESDPSHVSQVQNFWGNPLTSSAAQSADGKAVYVQLSLAGNPGAASGEESVAAVRNLVDLTKPPPGIHAYVTGPASIVSDMSQSGDRTLITVTAVSIGVIFIMMMLVYRSIAIVIILLATVGIELQMARGIVAYLGYHQLVGLTTYTVNLLVSACIAAGTDYGIFFIGRYQEARQSGEDRVTALDTTYRGTAQVVMASGVTIAGSVYCLSFTRLPYFRPLGIPCAVGILVAVAVALTLVPAVLAVGGRFGLFEPKSNVKARGWRRIGTAIVRWPGPILVATLAIALVGLLTLPGYKPGYNDQAYIPSNIPANIGLAAAQRHFPQSRMMMPEILLVEADHDLRNSADFLTLNQLAKGVLAVPGISMVQAITRPQGTPIEHATIPYLLSLQNNLQQEALKFQEARMNDMLKQAAEMAQMIAIMKHMYFLMQQLNDITHAMTATTHQVEEKTNEVRDHLADFEDFLRPIRSYFYWEKHCYDIPVCFAVRSVFDTVDGVDEISEKLHKLVADLDVIDVLMPQLLAQLPPQIALMQSMRIMLLTMHSSMAGVFGLMDNMNGDAKGMGQAFDSAKNDDSFYLPPGVLKDPGFRRLMKVFVSANGKAARMLISQRGDPATSDGISRVDEIKTAAEESLKGTPLENAKIYLTGTAAMTKDLVDGSKYDLLIAAISSLCFIFVVMLLITRSFIAALVIVGTVLLSLGASFGLSVLVWQYLLGIELHKIVPVMSVIILLAVGSDYNLLLVARMKEEIAAGINTGIVRAMASTGRVVTNAGLVFAFTMASMVVSDLRSLGQVGTTIGLGLLFDTLVVRAFMTPSIAALLGRWFWWPQQVRPRPASALLRPAGARWLVRSLLLRDSPTF; encoded by the coding sequence ATGCGTAATGCACACGGCACGCGGTCCCGCGTGACCCTCACCATCCACCGGTTTGCCGTGCCCATCATCTTGGCATGGCTTGCGCTCACCGCCATTCTGACCGTCTGCGTGCCCTCGCTCGAGCGGATCGAAAAATCGAACGCTGTATCGCTCAGCTTGAGCGACGCGTCGTCGTTCGAGGCGACCACTCGTATTCATAAAGACTTCAACGAGTCCGACTCCAACAGCTTGGCGATGATCGTTCTAGAAGGTCAGCAACCCCTAGGCGAGACTGCGCACAGGTACTACGACGGTTTGATTCGTCAGTTGGAAAGCGATCCGAGCCATGTGTCCCAAGTCCAGAATTTCTGGGGCAACCCGCTGACGTCGAGCGCCGCCCAAAGTGCTGACGGTAAAGCCGTTTACGTGCAGTTGAGCCTTGCCGGTAATCCGGGGGCGGCCTCGGGCGAAGAATCCGTGGCGGCGGTCCGCAACCTGGTGGATCTCACAAAGCCCCCGCCAGGGATTCATGCCTATGTCACCGGCCCCGCGTCGATCGTCTCGGATATGAGCCAAAGCGGCGACCGAACGCTTATCACGGTCACGGCGGTGAGCATCGGGGTGATCTTCATCATGATGATGCTGGTCTATCGCTCGATCGCCATTGTCATCATTTTATTGGCGACGGTCGGGATAGAACTACAAATGGCCCGGGGAATTGTGGCATATCTCGGCTATCACCAGCTTGTCGGCCTGACGACTTATACCGTCAATCTGTTGGTGTCCGCCTGCATCGCGGCCGGGACCGACTATGGGATTTTCTTTATTGGCCGCTATCAAGAGGCTCGCCAAAGCGGCGAGGATCGGGTAACCGCCCTTGACACCACCTATCGCGGAACTGCGCAGGTTGTGATGGCCTCTGGCGTGACGATAGCCGGATCGGTATATTGCCTGAGTTTTACTCGGCTGCCCTACTTTCGGCCCCTGGGCATCCCCTGCGCGGTAGGCATCCTCGTAGCGGTCGCAGTAGCCCTTACCTTGGTTCCGGCGGTCCTTGCTGTTGGGGGCCGTTTCGGCTTGTTCGAGCCCAAAAGCAATGTCAAGGCCCGTGGATGGCGGCGAATAGGCACCGCGATCGTCCGATGGCCCGGACCTATTCTCGTGGCGACACTGGCCATCGCGCTCGTCGGATTACTGACATTGCCGGGATACAAACCCGGCTACAACGACCAAGCCTATATCCCCTCTAATATTCCGGCTAATATCGGGTTGGCGGCAGCCCAGAGACATTTTCCCCAGTCTCGCATGATGATGCCCGAGATCCTGTTGGTCGAAGCCGATCATGATCTGCGCAATTCGGCTGATTTCCTGACATTGAACCAGCTAGCCAAAGGCGTTCTCGCGGTTCCAGGAATTTCCATGGTACAAGCGATAACACGGCCCCAGGGAACACCGATAGAGCACGCGACAATACCGTATCTGCTCAGCTTGCAAAATAACTTGCAGCAAGAAGCATTGAAATTTCAAGAAGCTCGCATGAATGACATGTTGAAGCAAGCTGCTGAGATGGCACAGATGATCGCGATCATGAAACATATGTATTTCTTGATGCAACAACTCAACGACATCACACATGCGATGACGGCTACCACGCATCAAGTAGAAGAGAAGACGAACGAAGTGCGCGATCATCTTGCGGATTTCGAAGATTTCTTGCGGCCGATTCGCAGTTACTTCTACTGGGAAAAGCACTGCTATGATATTCCTGTCTGTTTTGCGGTCAGATCTGTATTCGATACCGTCGACGGGGTCGACGAAATTAGCGAGAAGCTGCACAAGCTGGTCGCCGACCTCGATGTGATCGACGTGCTCATGCCGCAGCTGCTGGCACAGCTCCCCCCGCAGATCGCCCTCATGCAGTCGATGCGGATCATGCTGCTGACCATGCACAGCAGCATGGCCGGGGTCTTCGGCTTGATGGACAACATGAATGGCGATGCCAAAGGCATGGGCCAGGCGTTCGATTCGGCTAAAAATGACGACTCTTTCTACCTGCCGCCGGGCGTTCTCAAGGATCCCGGCTTCAGGCGGCTTATGAAGGTCTTCGTGTCGGCGAACGGGAAGGCCGCCCGGATGCTCATTTCACAACGGGGTGACCCGGCGACATCGGACGGTATCTCGCGCGTCGACGAGATAAAGACTGCAGCTGAAGAATCGCTTAAGGGCACGCCGCTAGAGAATGCCAAGATCTATCTCACCGGTACTGCGGCAATGACAAAAGATCTGGTCGACGGGTCTAAATACGATCTATTGATCGCAGCAATTTCTTCGCTCTGCTTCATTTTCGTCGTCATGCTGCTCATCACGCGAAGCTTTATCGCCGCCCTAGTAATTGTGGGCACAGTTCTGCTTTCGCTCGGCGCGTCTTTCGGACTGTCCGTGCTGGTCTGGCAGTATCTTCTGGGCATTGAACTTCACAAGATCGTGCCGGTGATGTCGGTGATCATCCTTTTGGCAGTGGGTTCGGACTACAATTTATTGCTGGTAGCCCGGATGAAAGAGGAAATAGCCGCAGGCATCAATACGGGCATCGTTCGTGCGATGGCCAGCACCGGCAGGGTCGTGACGAACGCGGGCCTGGTGTTCGCGTTCACCATGGCCTCCATGGTGGTCAGCGATCTGCGCAGCTTGGGTCAGGTAGGCACCACAATCGGGCTTGGTCTGCTGTTCGACACGTTGGTAGTGCGGGCGTTCATGACACCGTCCATCGCCGCGCTGCTGGGTCGCTGGTTCTGGTGGCCCCAGCAAGTGCGGCCTCGACCCGCCTCCGCGCTGCTCCGGCCCGCTGGAGCCCGGTGGCTGGTACGTTCGCTTCTGCTGCGTGACAGCCCCACGTTCTGA
- a CDS encoding PPE family protein, protein MVDFALLPPEVNSGLMYAGPGPGPLLAAAAAWQALASELESSAIGYSAVIAELTGLSWFGPSSLAMSGTAARYAAWLQAAAAQAGQTAAQAYTAVAAYEAAFALTVPPPVIAANRAQLLALVATNFFGQNTAAIAATEAQYLQMWVQDATAMYGYAVDASAASTLTSFDEPPQTTSDTAQTDQTKALSQTVSNTGARMQSLMQAVDPKPTTTTTIDPGSVYDAGSSGAGLFVDQGGVTVGVGSTFEFPAGSTVQAGANGAVITIPSVSDFPGLTLGPGALVPQAYSGYTFSVTSGSVTVSSGGTVTVGPGGTVTGGVQGATVSVTSGTLTPAAVTPASTTPASAAPAATTTTATTTATTSTTSTTSTTSATSSTSTTSTTSTTSTTSGTTSAGTSAPAGQPSVPAAQPQSVAGAPQAAPAAPQAAPGLAPPSLAAPGGVPAAVVGGPASVGGPAALGDPSQWAPGVQQPPSSAPNVALGKHASAQPFILAHPGQAATVTSGATLLGAGGGSLTTFFSTKPFFNGGETVQTKLQHEALVRDASLQFVTILDRLQGEISLSSKFELSARLDELVSSNQAVKNLFEQVQAGADAATADQALGLLSGAAEPTPTLDQIVAATFGSTLGETPQMAEFSSLMTEIKFIMPSDVLLKAQYAAIATLFAAHISEADAPASQWSQVSSAAIGDLIGAVRSDFGLDPITLT, encoded by the coding sequence ATGGTGGATTTCGCGTTGTTACCGCCGGAGGTGAACTCCGGGCTGATGTACGCCGGACCGGGTCCCGGACCGTTGCTGGCTGCCGCGGCAGCCTGGCAGGCATTGGCCTCCGAGCTGGAGTCCAGCGCGATCGGGTATTCCGCCGTGATCGCGGAGCTGACCGGCCTGTCGTGGTTCGGGCCGTCGTCGCTGGCGATGTCGGGCACGGCCGCCCGCTACGCGGCGTGGCTGCAGGCCGCTGCGGCCCAGGCCGGGCAAACCGCCGCCCAGGCCTACACCGCAGTCGCGGCCTACGAGGCCGCGTTTGCGCTGACGGTTCCCCCGCCGGTGATCGCGGCCAACCGCGCGCAGCTGCTGGCGTTGGTCGCCACCAACTTCTTCGGGCAAAACACCGCGGCGATCGCGGCCACCGAAGCGCAATACCTGCAGATGTGGGTCCAAGACGCCACTGCCATGTACGGCTATGCGGTCGACGCCTCGGCGGCGAGCACCTTGACGTCGTTCGACGAGCCGCCGCAGACCACCAGCGACACGGCGCAAACCGACCAAACGAAGGCGCTGTCGCAGACGGTCTCCAATACCGGTGCGCGCATGCAGAGCTTGATGCAGGCGGTTGACCCCAAACCCACCACCACCACCACCATCGACCCGGGCTCCGTCTACGACGCCGGTTCCTCCGGCGCCGGCCTCTTCGTCGACCAGGGCGGCGTCACCGTCGGCGTGGGCTCCACCTTCGAGTTCCCGGCTGGCTCCACCGTCCAAGCGGGCGCCAACGGCGCCGTCATAACCATCCCCAGTGTGTCCGACTTCCCCGGCCTCACCCTTGGGCCCGGCGCCCTCGTCCCCCAGGCTTACAGCGGTTACACGTTCAGCGTCACGTCCGGCTCCGTGACCGTAAGTTCCGGCGGCACCGTTACGGTCGGTCCCGGCGGCACAGTCACCGGCGGCGTACAAGGCGCCACCGTCAGCGTCACCTCCGGCACCCTGACCCCCGCCGCGGTGACCCCGGCATCGACGACGCCCGCGTCGGCGGCCCCGGCGGCGACTACGACGACCGCAACAACAACGGCAACTACTTCGACGACGTCGACGACGTCGACAACTTCGGCAACATCGTCGACCTCGACGACATCCACGACATCCACGACATCCACGACATCCGGGACGACGTCGGCCGGGACATCGGCGCCCGCGGGGCAACCTTCGGTTCCGGCGGCGCAGCCGCAGTCGGTTGCGGGGGCGCCGCAGGCTGCACCGGCGGCACCGCAGGCCGCTCCGGGTCTGGCCCCGCCGTCGCTCGCGGCACCCGGGGGTGTACCAGCAGCGGTCGTCGGGGGGCCGGCTTCCGTCGGGGGGCCGGCGGCGCTCGGAGATCCGTCGCAGTGGGCTCCCGGGGTGCAGCAGCCTCCATCTTCTGCGCCGAACGTGGCGCTCGGGAAACACGCGAGCGCACAACCGTTCATCTTGGCCCATCCAGGTCAGGCGGCCACAGTCACTTCGGGCGCGACACTGCTGGGTGCCGGCGGTGGCAGCCTTACCACATTCTTTTCCACCAAGCCCTTTTTCAATGGCGGGGAAACCGTGCAAACCAAATTGCAGCATGAAGCATTAGTGCGCGACGCATCGCTTCAATTCGTGACGATCTTGGATAGGTTACAGGGTGAGATCAGTTTGTCGTCGAAGTTCGAATTATCGGCGAGACTTGACGAACTCGTGTCATCCAATCAAGCCGTCAAAAATCTTTTCGAGCAGGTACAGGCCGGCGCGGATGCCGCAACAGCCGATCAGGCGCTTGGGCTCCTTTCGGGTGCCGCGGAACCAACTCCCACACTTGATCAAATTGTAGCCGCCACGTTCGGCTCGACGCTTGGCGAGACACCTCAAATGGCAGAATTCAGCAGCCTTATGACTGAGATCAAATTCATAATGCCCAGCGATGTCTTGTTAAAAGCCCAGTACGCCGCGATCGCCACACTTTTTGCGGCCCATATCTCCGAGGCCGACGCACCGGCGAGCCAATGGAGCCAAGTCTCGAGTGCGGCCATCGGTGACCTGATAGGCGCAGTACGAAGCGATTTCGGTTTGGACCCAATAACGCTGACCTAA
- a CDS encoding arylsulfatase, which produces MADLARDTEEFGGVINPLLADSAPVTPSISHPPSGAPNVVVVLLDDVGFGAASTFGGPVPTSALDRVAATGLRYNQFHTTALCSPTRAALLTGRNHHSAHMGTICEVAYGFPGYDSMIPQSTATVAQLLLLNGYSTALFGKAHITPTWEIGPAGPFERWPTGLGFERFYGFLGGDTSQYEPALYDQTTPIEPYLDRDDYHLSEDLADKTIEWIRLQRTSAPDKPFFIYLAPGATHSPHQVWPEWSDRFAGQFDDGWDALREQTYARQIAMGIIPDGARLTPRPEQIPAWADYDDRYKPVARRLMEVYAGFLAHTDAQIGRVIDAIDELGQWDDTLFIYVCGDNGASAEGTLHGAWSSPAFQNGLPEDPEWLLAHIDDFGTARAENHYNVGWAWALDTPFQWMKQIASHFGGTRNGLAISWPRQIKSAGQQRSQFHHVIDIAPTILEAAGIDAPTHVKGVKQKPIEGISMGYSFDDGGAESCRTTQYFEIFGNRAIYHDGWIASCFHGRLPWQRTQQSKPFGDGERWELYHLVDDFTQGVDLAEQHPDRLAELKAVFDAEARKYDVYPLSDATVLRALPTNRPSHLAGRTSVTYYPGQVRIPEPVTLGYTSASFRLRAHVHIPSGGAQGVIICIGGSMSGWSLYVQDGVARFTYNYLGHQLTTVAAADPLPEGPVVLGLSFDYDGGGLGKGATVTLRVNNVAVASDRVERTVPFRFSMSGETLDVGTDTGSPVAPYGHNFEFTGRIDRVDATVDPRPADLAAGLAQAELRAAVSAQ; this is translated from the coding sequence ATGGCCGACCTCGCGCGCGATACGGAAGAGTTCGGCGGGGTCATCAACCCGTTGCTGGCCGATTCCGCCCCGGTCACGCCGTCAATCAGCCACCCGCCCTCCGGCGCACCGAACGTCGTCGTCGTGCTGCTCGATGACGTCGGCTTCGGCGCGGCGTCCACATTCGGTGGACCGGTCCCGACGTCGGCGTTGGATCGTGTCGCCGCTACCGGACTGCGCTACAACCAATTTCACACGACCGCGCTATGTTCGCCGACTCGTGCCGCGCTGTTGACCGGTCGCAACCACCACAGTGCGCACATGGGCACCATTTGCGAGGTCGCGTACGGATTCCCGGGCTACGACAGCATGATTCCACAGAGCACGGCCACAGTCGCACAGCTGCTGCTACTGAATGGTTACAGCACGGCGCTCTTCGGCAAGGCCCACATCACCCCGACGTGGGAGATCGGCCCCGCCGGCCCGTTCGAGCGCTGGCCGACCGGCCTCGGATTCGAACGGTTCTACGGTTTCCTGGGCGGCGATACTTCGCAATACGAACCGGCGCTCTATGACCAGACCACTCCGATCGAGCCGTACCTCGACCGCGACGACTACCACCTCAGCGAGGATCTTGCCGACAAGACAATCGAGTGGATCCGGCTGCAAAGGACCTCGGCGCCCGATAAGCCGTTCTTCATTTACCTCGCACCTGGCGCGACACACAGCCCCCACCAGGTATGGCCGGAATGGTCGGACCGATTCGCCGGCCAGTTCGACGACGGCTGGGATGCGTTGCGCGAACAGACATATGCCCGCCAGATCGCGATGGGTATCATTCCCGACGGCGCCCGCCTGACCCCCCGTCCCGAGCAGATACCCGCGTGGGCCGACTACGACGATCGGTACAAGCCGGTGGCGCGGCGGCTGATGGAGGTCTACGCGGGCTTCTTAGCCCACACCGACGCGCAAATCGGGCGGGTCATCGACGCTATCGACGAACTCGGGCAATGGGACGACACGTTGTTCATCTACGTGTGCGGCGACAACGGCGCCTCGGCGGAAGGAACCCTGCACGGCGCGTGGAGTTCGCCGGCATTTCAAAACGGGCTGCCCGAGGACCCCGAGTGGTTGCTGGCCCACATCGATGACTTCGGCACGGCACGCGCCGAAAACCACTACAACGTCGGCTGGGCATGGGCGCTGGACACACCGTTTCAGTGGATGAAGCAGATCGCCTCGCACTTCGGTGGGACCCGCAACGGGCTGGCCATCTCATGGCCGCGGCAGATCAAAAGCGCGGGGCAACAGCGCAGTCAGTTCCACCACGTCATCGACATCGCACCGACAATTCTCGAAGCCGCCGGAATCGACGCGCCCACCCACGTCAAGGGTGTCAAGCAAAAGCCAATCGAGGGCATCAGCATGGGGTACTCATTCGACGACGGCGGCGCCGAAAGCTGCCGCACCACACAGTATTTCGAGATCTTTGGCAATCGGGCGATCTATCACGACGGCTGGATCGCGTCGTGCTTTCACGGTCGGCTGCCCTGGCAGCGTACCCAACAGAGCAAACCGTTCGGCGATGGCGAGCGCTGGGAGCTTTATCACCTGGTCGACGACTTCACGCAGGGTGTCGATCTCGCCGAGCAGCACCCCGACAGATTGGCCGAATTGAAGGCCGTCTTCGATGCCGAAGCGCGTAAATACGATGTGTACCCCCTCAGCGACGCCACGGTGCTTCGCGCGCTGCCCACCAATCGTCCCAGCCATCTTGCCGGCCGCACCTCGGTGACCTACTACCCCGGGCAGGTACGCATTCCCGAACCCGTGACGTTGGGCTACACCAGCGCGTCCTTCCGGCTACGGGCACACGTGCACATACCGTCGGGCGGTGCGCAGGGGGTGATCATCTGCATCGGCGGATCGATGTCCGGGTGGTCGCTCTATGTGCAGGACGGCGTTGCCCGCTTCACCTACAACTATCTGGGTCATCAGCTCACTACGGTGGCGGCGGCTGATCCGCTACCGGAAGGGCCTGTAGTGCTTGGCCTTTCGTTCGACTACGACGGCGGCGGGCTGGGCAAGGGCGCCACGGTGACACTGCGCGTCAACAACGTAGCCGTAGCAAGCGACCGGGTCGAGCGGACCGTGCCGTTCCGATTCTCGATGAGCGGCGAAACCTTGGATGTCGGCACCGACACCGGCTCGCCCGTCGCGCCCTACGGTCACAATTTCGAATTCACGGGCCGTATCGACCGCGTCGACGCCACCGTTGATCCGCGACCGGCCGACCTAGCCGCCGGGCTCGCCCAGGCGGAGCTGCGCGCCGCAGTCTCCGCCCAATAA
- a CDS encoding TetR/AcrR family transcriptional regulator, whose translation MTAREALIASVTGLIQRRGVAGTGLNALLEDSGVARRTVYLNFPGGKEELVTEAVRVAGEALTAVIGSTDGDPAHAVQAFVDQWKTTLRQSELQAGCPIVAAILGRTDAPGAAQAAAEAMHDWQSILADRLLRSGADREEARSLATLTIAAIEGAVIMALAAQSTDALDDVGRHLVEVISRHLPS comes from the coding sequence ATGACCGCACGCGAAGCACTCATTGCGAGTGTGACGGGGCTGATTCAACGCAGGGGTGTGGCCGGAACCGGCCTCAACGCGTTGCTGGAAGACAGTGGGGTCGCTCGACGCACCGTCTACCTCAATTTTCCGGGCGGAAAAGAAGAACTCGTCACCGAAGCCGTTCGCGTGGCCGGGGAAGCGTTGACCGCGGTCATCGGGTCGACCGACGGCGATCCCGCCCACGCCGTCCAAGCCTTCGTCGACCAGTGGAAGACCACCCTTCGGCAGAGCGAATTGCAGGCGGGCTGCCCCATTGTCGCCGCCATCCTCGGGCGTACCGATGCGCCGGGCGCCGCACAAGCGGCCGCCGAGGCGATGCACGACTGGCAGTCGATTCTCGCCGACCGCCTGTTGAGATCTGGGGCAGACCGCGAGGAAGCGCGTTCGCTGGCGACGTTGACCATCGCGGCGATCGAAGGCGCTGTCATCATGGCGCTCGCCGCCCAGTCGACCGATGCGCTCGATGACGTCGGCCGCCACCTCGTTGAGGTGATCAGCCGGCATCTGCCGAGCTGA
- a CDS encoding nitroreductase family deazaflavin-dependent oxidoreductase: MTRTSEDKTLRKFRRERAVGRYLFNPTVKALNRLGVRTALATELETIGRRTGQARRVPVSVQFEDNGAWVICQHGARSGWGSNIAGNPNVRVRQGNNWRTGVAAFRPDDDVVARGRQFGRLAARMVKALETTPVSVRIDFTD, encoded by the coding sequence ATGACGAGGACGAGCGAGGACAAGACGCTGCGGAAATTTCGCAGGGAACGTGCGGTGGGCCGGTATTTGTTCAACCCGACGGTCAAAGCGCTGAACCGACTGGGCGTGCGTACCGCGCTGGCCACCGAACTGGAGACCATCGGCCGCAGGACCGGCCAGGCGCGCCGCGTTCCCGTGTCGGTGCAATTCGAAGACAATGGGGCATGGGTGATCTGTCAGCATGGCGCCCGCTCCGGCTGGGGCAGCAATATCGCCGGGAATCCGAACGTGCGTGTGCGCCAAGGGAATAACTGGCGTACCGGAGTCGCCGCGTTCCGGCCGGATGACGATGTGGTCGCGCGCGGACGCCAGTTCGGGCGGCTGGCCGCCAGGATGGTCAAGGCGCTCGAAACGACACCTGTATCCGTGCGGATCGACTTCACCGACTAG
- a CDS encoding IS481 family transposase → MSHANAALTPRARLRLARLVVESGWTYAAAAKMFMVAPRTAKKWADRFRAEGPAGMADRSSRPHVSPTRTAPALMRRIVDLRWRKRLGPVQIGGRLGVPASTVHAVLTRCRINRLSHIDRVTGEPLRRYEHPHPGALIHVDVTKFANIPDGGGHRFLSREQSKRNAIATGHRTGERGGISTNYRPKIGIAFVHTVIDDHSRMAYAEICTDEKAATAVAVLQRAVAWFAECGVVVERVLLDNGSAYRSFAWRDACAELRVTPKRTRPYRPQTNGKIERFHRTMADGWAYARHYQSTKERDTALAGWLHFYNFHRAHSAIAGKPPVTRLTNLPGHHN, encoded by the coding sequence GTGTCCCACGCTAACGCTGCACTGACCCCGCGCGCTCGATTGAGGCTCGCCAGACTCGTCGTCGAGTCCGGTTGGACCTACGCGGCGGCGGCGAAGATGTTCATGGTCGCCCCGCGAACCGCCAAGAAGTGGGCCGATCGGTTCCGCGCCGAGGGGCCCGCCGGGATGGCCGACCGCAGCTCACGTCCGCACGTCAGCCCCACCAGGACCGCACCGGCGCTGATGCGCCGGATCGTGGATCTGCGATGGCGCAAGCGGCTCGGGCCGGTGCAGATCGGCGGGCGCTTGGGGGTGCCGGCCTCCACTGTGCACGCGGTACTGACCCGGTGCCGCATCAACCGGCTATCCCACATCGACCGCGTCACCGGCGAACCGCTGCGCCGCTACGAACATCCCCATCCCGGCGCGTTGATCCACGTCGACGTCACCAAGTTCGCCAACATCCCCGACGGTGGCGGTCACAGATTCCTGAGTCGAGAACAAAGCAAACGCAACGCCATCGCCACCGGCCACCGCACCGGGGAACGCGGTGGCATCTCGACGAATTACCGCCCGAAGATCGGAATCGCGTTCGTACACACCGTGATCGACGATCACTCTCGGATGGCTTACGCCGAGATCTGTACCGATGAGAAGGCCGCGACGGCCGTCGCCGTGCTGCAGCGCGCAGTCGCGTGGTTCGCCGAGTGCGGGGTCGTCGTCGAACGAGTGCTCTTAGACAACGGATCGGCCTACCGATCCTTCGCGTGGCGTGACGCCTGTGCCGAGTTGCGCGTCACTCCGAAGCGGACCCGCCCGTACCGGCCGCAAACCAACGGAAAGATCGAGAGATTCCATCGCACCATGGCCGACGGTTGGGCCTACGCCCGTCACTACCAGTCCACTAAAGAACGCGACACCGCTTTAGCGGGCTGGCTGCACTTCTACAATTTCCATCGAGCCCACTCCGCCATCGCAGGCAAGCCACCAGTCACCAGACTGACCAACCTCCCTGGACATCACAACTAG
- a CDS encoding LmeA family phospholipid-binding protein translates to MTNPQGPPGGDPSEGARPPAPGGPPNLPAPPRPAQPSEYETRQIRHPGPPPRRPPQPPGPPQGFPPNPQSAARPRPYEESPTTQLAAPAQPQDAPTTRKRGFFRKKRSIALILGIVVAVVVAAPVGVELYVRNQASGKVGDAVQCEVQDSATVSFATAPPVAWQYLTGHYPDISVQTAGNQIRQAKGMKIGIDIRDIRLNQSTNSAGTIASLNGTITWSSDGIKQSIQSAIPTIGSLVASSVTTNPSDGTVSLKGLLDSATLKPVIANNGVSLQVANLTALGSTMSTESVQKSLDDYTAKATQNYPLGIHADGIKVTDSGIEATFSSTNATIPAGGSQDSCFANV, encoded by the coding sequence GTGACGAATCCGCAAGGACCTCCAGGCGGCGACCCGTCGGAAGGGGCCCGCCCGCCCGCACCCGGCGGCCCACCCAACCTGCCTGCTCCCCCGCGGCCCGCGCAACCGTCCGAGTACGAGACTCGCCAAATCCGGCACCCCGGCCCGCCGCCGCGGCGACCGCCGCAACCGCCGGGGCCTCCGCAGGGCTTCCCGCCGAACCCGCAGTCCGCTGCTCGGCCACGGCCGTACGAGGAATCGCCCACTACCCAGCTGGCGGCGCCGGCGCAGCCTCAGGACGCACCGACGACGCGGAAGCGCGGTTTCTTCCGCAAGAAGCGGTCGATCGCTTTGATCCTCGGCATCGTGGTCGCCGTTGTGGTCGCGGCCCCGGTCGGCGTCGAGCTGTACGTCCGCAACCAGGCGAGCGGCAAGGTCGGCGACGCGGTGCAGTGCGAGGTGCAGGACAGCGCGACCGTCTCGTTCGCCACGGCTCCGCCAGTCGCCTGGCAATACCTGACCGGGCACTATCCCGACATTTCGGTCCAGACCGCGGGTAACCAGATCCGCCAGGCCAAGGGCATGAAGATCGGCATCGACATTCGGGACATCCGGCTGAACCAGAGCACCAACTCGGCGGGCACCATCGCGTCGCTCAACGGCACCATCACCTGGTCATCGGACGGCATCAAGCAGTCGATCCAGAGCGCGATCCCGACGATCGGCAGCCTGGTGGCCAGCAGCGTGACCACCAACCCGAGCGATGGCACCGTCTCCTTGAAGGGCCTGCTGGACAGCGCCACCCTCAAGCCGGTGATCGCCAACAACGGGGTGTCGCTGCAAGTGGCCAACTTGACCGCGCTGGGATCCACGATGTCGACGGAGAGCGTGCAGAAAAGCCTCGATGACTACACGGCGAAGGCGACGCAGAACTACCCGCTGGGCATCCACGCCGACGGCATCAAGGTCACCGACAGCGGCATCGAGGCGACCTTCTCGAGCACCAACGCGACGATCCCGGCCGGCGGCAGCCAGGACAGCTGCTTCGCCAACGTCTGA
- a CDS encoding nuclear transport factor 2 family protein, producing the protein MTRTAREVVELYNLVVWNQRDFALADELMGQTVTRHEVGGAKVLAHEDAVNRIIDHWAMFETIRFDLNLVVAGDDGEHVAIVYQSPMRLKDGTETTVGSIEIFRVVDGRITEVWNCGYQQGIWA; encoded by the coding sequence ATGACGCGGACTGCGCGAGAAGTGGTGGAGCTGTACAACCTCGTCGTGTGGAATCAGCGCGACTTCGCGCTCGCCGACGAGCTGATGGGCCAGACGGTGACCAGGCACGAGGTGGGCGGGGCGAAAGTCCTCGCGCATGAGGACGCGGTGAATCGAATCATCGATCACTGGGCCATGTTCGAAACCATCCGCTTCGACCTCAACCTGGTCGTGGCCGGCGACGATGGCGAGCATGTGGCCATCGTGTACCAGTCGCCGATGCGGCTGAAAGACGGCACCGAGACCACCGTCGGCAGCATCGAAATCTTCCGAGTCGTGGACGGCAGGATCACCGAGGTGTGGAATTGCGGTTACCAGCAAGGGATTTGGGCGTGA